The sequence below is a genomic window from Ipomoea triloba cultivar NCNSP0323 chromosome 2, ASM357664v1.
CTGAAGGAATTAAAGCAGTAGACAAGTATGAAGGTTGCCTAGAGAAACTAGTAAGAAATCTGATCTCTAttaaattctgtgtatcctactgagtgagtctgtgtattctaacatttcattctgtgtattctgtatatTACAAAGTATATTCTATATAGGACTTAGACtacatattctgtgtattacatgctgtgattctgtgtattctgtcatACTAATTACACACAACTATATCGGTATTCTACAGTTGATTGCCTTCACCAAGTATCTCGCAACAAAgaagattgcacttgcaaagaagatgaaacaaatGAGAGTGCAATACGTGCAGATGCCTTGGCAAAACGAAGAAAATGTTGTAGACTGTGCCATAAACTCGATGAGGCATATGCAGACTTACACAGGCACATCAATAGAAGACTGGAATGTAGGACTCACTGGAGGCCCTGAAGATGTGAGTACAAAACTATTCTTTCAACTTTCttccatattaaaatatttaacaattcatttctaattaattttgcatTCTATTTTTGCAGAATACATTCCTCACATCACTGAAAGCTAAATATGCCGCAACCATACTCATGTCAGAATGGAATACCCTTCTACCAGAGGTGACAAATGCAGCCAAAGAAATCTACAAACAATCAAAGTGACCGTGTTTGTAAACATGTTGATTCCTGAAAACTGAAATTGAAACAAGTATCTGAAATGTGTTCTCTATTTCGGAAACTACTCTAActctgaaatgaaaaaaaaaagctttttgtCACATCTTATATTATAGGGTGCCATAAATTTATTCCAAGAAtgacttcaattatatattctgtgtattacgcggtaacattatgtgtattacatgctgtCGTTCTGTGTATCCAGTTAATGGTAACCCATACCTCTAAGACTAAACCTTAACCCCTAAAACCATAACACatattaatattctgtgtattacatagtaatattctgtgtattattgactTCAACTCTgtgtattcaacaatatatctgtatacatagtactaggtgctaaaccctaaaccctaatgctAAACCCTGGCTTCCACCTCTGTCTTCTAACTCTAAAAACATATTACAGAGTGCActtcatattctgtgtattcggcAGTAgtgttctgtgtattacatagtatcACTCTGTGTATTACAGAGTGCAATGTAAAGAAATAACACCAAATGGTTTCTGTTGTTTTGGTAAATACTTCTGTGTATCTTGCGGAAACAGTCTGTGTATTACTTGTAGTAGTTTTGTGTATAAAAAGTACAACTGCATGacttgaaaaaacaaaactaacaaaCATTAAGACACGCTCTAATTGTCCTCttgatttgaatttgaactAACATGACAAAAAGTTGAACCTCCAGACATTGGATGCACCAGGTATCCATTACCAGCAATATTAGAAATAGCATCTTCAACTTGAGACTGCCCCACCGATATATTAGAAATAGCATCTTCAACTTGAGACTGCCCCACCGATTTATTAGAAATAGCATCTTCAACTTGAGACTGCCCCACCgattttgttttagatgcatcttcaacttgagactgccccaccgattttgttttagatgcatcttcaacttgagactgccccaccgattttgttttagatgcaactatatgagcaagctgctttcgaccccttgctttcttgtatttcttttcaatcacACTAGTCACCCTCCTATTGCGTACCCCTTTCAATCGACTGTTTGATGGATCCTTTATAACACTACTCGACGATCCCACATCACAATCTTCACCTTCGAAGAAAATAGGGCCATACTCATGTTCAACTTTTCTCTTggcatctaacactgcttgctcAAAAATTTTGCGTGCTCTCTTggcatctaacactgcttgctcAAAAATTTTGCGTGCTTCGTTggcatctaacactgcttgctcAAAAATTTTGCGTGCTTCGCTGTTTTCTAACACTGCTTGCTCAAAAATTTTGCGTGCTTCGCTGTTTTCTTGGcaataaacaacaaaaattttgcGTGCTTCGCTGTTTTCTTGGCAATAAACAACCAACTTCTTGCGTGCTTCGCTGTTTTCTTGGCAATAAACAACCAACTTCTAAAATTTCCTAGTGATGTCTAAAGTCCAAACAGAAGAGGGAACATTAAAGCACTGAGATGGGGGGATAATACTAGCATTCTCGTCTTCCAAAACTCTTTTAGTCCATCTCttcagaatatatttatttggaacTTCAGACACACAATGCACGTTTAAAATGCGTAAACAGTGACAGCATAAGATCCCGGTTTCAGTGAACAGCTTGCAACTGCACCAAATATCTAACTCTCTAACgttaaaaatcacttcatgcctaATAATATCAACCTCCGGCCTCCAGACGTGACACTTATACACACCACCTTCAAATTGAACACACTCTTGATAGCATGATGCCCCTTTCAAAAACTGCTCTTCGAACAAGTAATATATCTCAATCGTATAAATATCCCTAGCGTGTGAAAGAATCTTAATATGATCCATAGCCATTGTAGGTACACCTTGGGAACACCGGACATATTCCCCATTCTCTCTACTCCTCCACTCcgaaacaacaccaacaaagGAGCTATAGAAATCACATAGCCCAGCAGTCTTGGATAACCTTCTAGAAATAGAGTGATTTGTGGTTTCACTCCTTTGTGAAGATAAAATACCACCAGAAAAATAATCTTTGTTAAATGCagggcaccatttttctctacattgatacagcttttcaatccaagaattattatggcatttgtatgttgtgaccatcctggaataccataacatatatattaactacaccTATTCATGTACTATAATTCATACACAGACTctcatatacaaatatacaggatcattcaattgaatacatagaatataagGGAAGTATTATCAGATATGAAGGCATGGGAATGAAAGCACAGAATCAATAGAATAAACATACTCTAACACTACAATACTCAGAATATatcaatagaatacacataatctgggTGAGAATTGCCAACTCTGTATACTAATGCAAGCAAttggggaaaatataatacacagaatactataactaaataaacataaataccatcaccaatacacaaaatttttaatgaataGCATACCTTGTCCAATAAAGCTCAAACTCTGCCTCCGTATCTGTATGTTTCAATAGACAATTGAATATGTCTAGAAAATCTTTTTGATTTCTTAGTcccttgatgtgcttctttgaattctcaccgatatgccatatACATAGGCGATGTCTTGAGGTTGGAAAAACTTGGGAAATAGCAGCAGCCATGGCAGCGCATTGATCGGTCATTATACTTTGGGGACTTTTCCTATTGATTGATCTTAAAAATGACCTAAACAACCATACGAACGACTCAATCCTCTCGTTCAACAAAAAACCACATCCAAACATGACGTTCATACAGTGATGGTTCATACCAACGaatggaccacaaatcatatcatatttgttaGTACGATACGTCGTATCGTGAACTAACAAATCTCCAAACAATTCATAGTCTCGCATCATTTTCCCATCTCTCCAAAAAAAGTTGCACAACCTTGACTCATCATCCACTTCGAAATCAAAGTAAAAATCCTTTTCACTTGACTGCCTttgtctaaatatttcaattaatgtgtTTGAGTCGGTTCCATCCAAATTGTTCAATACATCAGTGCACAGCGAGTTATATGCATCCCTGCTTGTAAAGCCAACGAGTGGTGACCCCCctgattgtgttttaagaaaccGTAAACCATCAGCCACACAAACACCGctcttcttcaaatcctttagGTAGGAAAGATGATTTCTAGACACTGATCTGTGTGACCGTAGAAGATAACTCTTGGTCGTTGGAAC
It includes:
- the LOC116010855 gene encoding protein FAR1-RELATED SEQUENCE 5-like, whose product is MEGVNSQQEVVATEELDDAVGLAISGDDPVGLAISGNRNPGLFYDITMRLERHVFRVLIVGVLNHCVFAADQGLLGVSVSSIDEAYEVYNDYVFRLGFSVRRGKQRYSAGTKQLKMKEFNCSKSGFKRVLRNGSYLKVDVRTGCRASVQFDSDGNGMWTVTKHQKLHNHEFVPTTKSYLLRSHRSVSRNHLSYLKDLKKSGVCVADGLRFLKTQSGGSPLVGFTSRDAYNSLCTDVLNNLDGTDSNTLIEIFRQRQSSEKDFYFDFEVDDESRLCNFFWRDGKMMRDYELFGDLLVHDTTYRTNKYDMICGPFVGMNHHCMNVMFGCGFLLNERIESFVWLFRSFLRSINRKSPQSIMTDQCAAMAAAISQVFPTSRHRLCIWHIGENSKKHIKGLRNQKDFLDIFNCLLKHTDTEAEFELYWTREKWCPAFNKDYFSGGILSSQRSETTNHSISRRLSKTAGLCDFYSSFVGVVSEWRSRENGEYVRCSQGVPTMAMDHIKILSHARDIYTIEIYYLFEEQFLKGASCYQECVQFEGGVYKCHVWRPEVDIIRHEVIFNVRELDIWCSCKLFTETGILCCHCLRILNVHCVSEVPNKYILKRWTKRVLEDENAKNSEARKKLVVYCQENSEARKIFVVYCQENSEARKIFEQAVLENSEARKIFEQAVLDANEARKIFEQAVLDAKRARKIFEQAVLDAKRKVEHEYGPIFFEGEDCDVGSSSSVIKDPSNSRLKGSQVEDAISNKSVGQSQVEDAISNISVGQSQVEDAISNIAGNGYLVHPMSGGSTFCHVSSNSNQEDN